Genomic DNA from Magnolia sinica isolate HGM2019 chromosome 4, MsV1, whole genome shotgun sequence:
ATGAAGTTAGATTATCAAGGATGagagcggattaagtgagaccccaccttgatgaatatattatgtatctaagccgtccattcttttcttttttttaaaagatcaaTTTAGGGTATTATCTAAAATTGAAGCAAgtttaattatcaggtggaccatatcataaaaaataataatgattgactGTCCTATCATTACAAATTTCTTAGGGTGCATATTAATGTTTATATGGTGTTTGTTTACCATCTgctatgttgataaggtcaggtaagcttggatgaaaggaagaaaaacaaatatcagcatcatctaaaacttttgtggcccattaattgtcagtcaccactgtttttttatggcatgatctacttgataattggatttctTCATTTACGgtataatgtcttaaaatgatacatAAACataaatagatggtgtggatacataatacatacatcaagagggCCCCACGTTAACCCCACGTTAAGgaccacaccatcttgggtgagcccggggtctcacctaatccgctcttgaTAAAAATGATTACTGGCTCACTTCAGTGGTCAAAATTCAACGGGTAAAATCAGATGTCTAAGTTTGTCTAATGGCAGTGATTTTTGTGGATGATGAACAGACACAGCAGACCAGaacttggacggtccagattaagtTACATACATGCCTCGTGTGTATTGTTGATGTATTGTTAACAGATCTAAATGGTAGTAAAATCACCCCACGGAGCGTGCATTTTACCACTAACATGGTCCCCCCTGACGgattaggacgcggattgcgtcctaccccacccgGACAACAATCCgtccgggtagggctctgtggggcccaaagtgatgtatatgttttatccactccattcacagtttttctcatatcattttaagatatgacacAAAACATAAGATATCTAcatatcttaagtggaccataaagaAGAGATTGAACGtacactgttaaaaacttcttaggagctagagaagtttcggatcaatacggtatttgtttttttcacttcatccatgtcaaaatgaccttatgaataagttagatggttaaaaaaaaaaacatcataatggcccttagaaaggtttcaacggtggagtcattatcactgcagcttcctttgttACGGTCCATTTTATCCACGAACCTGtttaattttttgaattataccttaaaataatatgataaaagcaataaatggtgtggataaaacacttatatcatgatggccccacagatcCCAGCCCGGacggacgcaatccgcgtcaggAGGATTAACCTTCCAAGATCCGAGCCGGATTCGTTGAGGCCGGGAATCAGAAGTTCGGCGAATACCTAAACCCAGGGAGATTTGATAGAGATTGCCACTTAAAGCAGAATATAGGTATGTTAATCGTGCCACGTATGTTAACCCCAATTTTGGTAGGGTTGTagccgtggggccaccttgatgtatgtttagtAGGATACCGATTCCGTCCTACCCATGGATGGGCACATTTATGtggtggcccactgtgatttatctgtCTATTTATGTTGATTAgatttttaagtggaccacactatagtaaacagtggttattgaatgcccatcattaaaaacttcttaggatttACTGTAAttcttatttaccatccaacctgttcagaagGACACACGGAccggacaaagggaaaacacaaatatcatgttgatttaaaacttttgtggcccattagaaGTCTTTAGTAGtaaatcaccactctttcctgtagtGTCGTCTATCTGACATTTGAATATTTCTCATTCTTTACTTGCGGTCTAAAATGAActgtccaaatggatagacggcatggatatacaacacatgcattaaggtgggcctacgGTCACGCTATGTACGAACGCGGTGCTTCGCACCTATCCGATTCCACTACCCGCCAAGCACGtttgaaagcctttcgcaggaagttcctgcgctgggaacgcatgtggggcccactgggatgtttgtgagaaatcctcaccgtccatccattttgtgagttcattttaggacatcagggcaaagatgaatcgtatccaatgctcaagtgcgccgaaaacgtgataattaaacttccacagttgaaatatttgtggggccacagaaattttgaatcatgataatatttgtgttttcagttcatcccagtaggaatgatgttattaacggtgtggatggcatgtaaacatcactgtcgaacccagggaggtttcaacggtaggaatttcgctaaataaaatttttcttttagtacggcccacttgagtcttggatccatccAATTTTGGTATAATTTCCTAAAATtagctcaaaaaacggatagacggagtggattcccgacaatcattacgatgggccccacatgcgttcccagtgcaggaacttcctgcgaaaggctttcgcgggaaatccgcgtccgtttgaaAGCAGGACTCGACCAACTTACACGTGGTCTGGACTAATAGGAGCCCTCCACTTCAGCCCTCATCAAAGCGGGCTAGGCAAATCTGACGCGAAATTACTCATGTTGTACTGAACCTTTAAAAATGAAatactatgtgggacccactgcgatgtttTTATATCATCAGCTCCGTCCATCGCTTTCACCATCTAATATAAGGTGGTAAgaccaaaaatcagtttgatgcaaaactcaactgggcaatgccacgggaaatagtggggatCCAATGCTTACTATAGAAGCTTTTTTGGggccacagtgatatttatatgtcatctaacccgttcaagaGGTGACTCCAGAGAGAAAAAacataaaatacaaatatcaactatCCCCAAGAAGGATTCAATGTTTTGCATCGCCATCTCCACcagttcctgtggtgtggccccatTGAGTTTTTCAAATAGCTAATTTTTTGAAATAGGTGGTAAAACAATCTAGATAaacttatggacggattggatacgacgaatacatcaatgtggaccccacagtcctTTCGTCACGGCCTCGCGCAACTACTGGCGTAGCAAAGCCGCACCGGACAAATCCCTGAGCCGAAGGGCACGGGACGTCAGTTTACGATTCGAAAAATACTTTGATGCTCTGGAGAGTgtaatggatgatacgcaggaaaTTTGAAATTAGTAgcatataaataattcaaactaaaccgtccaaattaaggGTAGCAGCTACACGTATAATGGACAAAATGTGACTCCTACATGGCCTTCTAGCTATGAGATTGCTAGATAtttgttggacggttaaaaaagaaaatatcccatggttttatttcaaaaaaacaaGCGTCCATGTATCAGAGTTTAAGACTGTTCGACCAATTACATTTTAAGATAGAAACTAataaatagtggggtccacaatttagtcagtttaatttgggTTTACGTATACCCTACGTGTAACATTGCtacgtgcctgcgtatcaagcgtcgtaggcagccagagtatcaaatgaatCCCGCGCGTCAAGGTCAGTTCTGCAATTTTATGAAAGTCGGAGGTGAGATTGCTAACCTCTTTTTTCCATCCTTTAAATAAGGGAGGCCACCAAccaaagggggagagagagagagaggaaaagagagagaagaaaaagcaGCGATGAGGAATGGGATGGGGCGATTGGGTGGAATGCAGAGAGGCCGTTTTCTCACTGTCAACCCGGAATCTCGTCGGTGTGTAAGATTCACGGCGAAATCCCTGTCGGTTTCCGACGAGTTCAGGGTCCTAGGTCTGACGCCCTTGGCGTCCAAGAGTGACGTCAAACACGCTTACAAGCGCTTAGCCTTGAAGGTAAAACAACAAACAACGAAAATAACGAAGGATTCAATAAACAAGGGAGTGCGTATTACACACCCAATGCGCATCTTAGctcatttcctctttcttttttttaatggttttgattTCAGTACCACCCAGATGTGATCAGAGAGGAGAATAGCCGCCATAAACCCGACATTTTTAAGGATATTAAATCTGCTTACgaggtaaatatatatatatttggaatttattttcttctaatttttacGGATGTATGTTTTGGGGGTTATAATGATTTTGAATTCGTGTGAGGCCTTCCCATCCACACGCAGGCGCACGTGCCAATACGTAACACGTGTGCGGGCACGTAGCCTGGGTCGGGATCCTCCACAGCACCTGTTTTACGTGGTTTCACCTAAAACACTcaagctttgtggggtccacaagtttATACGTAAACAtttaaaatctactccgtccatcaggttctgtcttccatgatgggccctagggacaaaaatcatccagattcacaacttaggtgggccaaagtACATGGAACAATGAGGATAGGATGCCAACCACAGGTATAAGTTTGGGGTCACGATTATGTGTatctttcatccaacccgttaatcaggtgtaacttaccaggatgaagtgaagataCAAAAATAAGATTGATGGACGGCCTTACATTGTTCTCATTAGTGTGGcccaaaggatttttttttttttaactagcTGAAATTTTATTTTGTATGTACGGTTCAAATAATGGTTCCTAcctgatgggcggagtggatttgggtggggcccacagagcctggAGTTTTACGCAGCTGCGTaaaaggggtatttatagacaaTTCCGCTCCTCCGTGGTGGGTGGGGGCGCTACCATTACCATCAGTTTGGAATCGTGACCGTTGATTTTGTACGCCGAAGATGCAGTGTTGTCCGTAATTTCGACATAAATGGATTGTACGCTGGGTTCTATGCCACACCCGAACTCTGttgggctaccatgatgtttgtgttacatccgttccgtccatcaatTGACAGTCCTCATGATCACTGTACATAACAAAACTCAGCTTGATCCCAAAGTCTCATGAACATACCactagaaaaatataaaatcacggTTGAGACCTCTAATCACTTGGTGCGAATCATCTGAGTTTCGGATCAGGATGAATTTGTGGATTTATCTTTATCCTGGCTACGCTTAACATGAAACACATGGATTGGATGATACTACGTGTTCGATTGGTGAACATTTACCTTTTTGATATCTTATCTATGAGACCTTCAACAATGACCAGTCCGTGACGGaacctacctgatggacggtcaacATCATGGATGATTTTGCGACTGAGTGCACCGCACCTGATAAAGAAACTGTTGTCCGCTCGAATATTAGCCTGTGTAGCTCCCTTGTCCATGTCCTCAGTCATTgagtttgtgcaagtggggcccgtgATTTGGTAAATCCATACTGTTGATTTGATAGGCCTCACCAAATCCCTATATTGATAGATCGTGTCCATCTAATCTTTTCGCGGAATCTATTTCAGTGAATGCCGGTCGTAGACTTGTTTTTTTTACTAAACCATCTATTCGCTGGCCACCGATCAAAGGCTTATGATTTCCAAATCTGGGAGATTTTGGACTGTATTCTCCATCTACAGTGGgaaccatcagatcaacggttttgaTTCCAATAAATGGGCCCACTTATATGGATTCAAGACTGAGGGCCATTATGCCTTCGGTGAGGATGAGATCATTTCGATTCGTCgattttgtccatccatttctcggGACATAAATATCCAGGAAAGGATAAGGGGTCCCACTTCTTATCGGTATCCTTGACAAACAGGGGCAACAGGAATCGCAGGATAAGCGACACGAGACTCCGTAAGGTGTGCCTTGGTTTTCTGTtccgacaagtggggcccatggttccttGTGTCCCACCGTGGTTGAACGATGAATGggcggttaagaagagaaatgaagTAAGATCGGTGGTTAGAGGATTCAAAAGTAGGATATTTTTAGAGGATTGTCTATTCACATTGGGATCAAACAGATCGATGGTCCGGATTACTGAAAACATGGGTCCACTTGCTTGAATTGAAATCTCGTGTATACCGTACAAAGCATCGGGTCGCGTAGCACGCAGGTTCCTTGTTGCCAGTATATCCTCTGGAATAATCCTGTCAATAAACGGGAGTGGATTGACTAGTGCCCCGTCCGTCGCGACTTGGATTAGGTAGTGACTTCTCCAGTACTATTCGAGCCGATAAAGGGAAGCTGAGTGGAGTCGATATCAAGTACTATTCgagtcaagctgagtcgagcagGTTAATCTCgtgctcagctcgaactcaattcgaGCACCAAAAGTAGCTCGTGTTCGACTAAAACTCATTTAGAGCTGAGTTAAGTCGAGTATTTCCCAGtccagtcgagtcgagcgagttaccgaaTATACTTTGCTTGTGTTCAGCTCTATGCCCCGTCACTCGCGACTCGGATTAGGTAGAAACTCCTCCAGTAACCAGGTCGGTCCTAGTCGTTGCTGGAGGGAGCTCTGTGGACCataccctgatgcatgtgttttatccaagccgtccatccatttttcttcctcattttagaaaatgagccaaaaaatgaggcagatccaaatctcaggtggaccacaccatgagaaatagtagtgattgagtgTCTACCATTTGAAAATTTCTAGTGGCCAATGTTTATttgcacaaatatcagctttatacaaAATTTTTGTGACTCTAAaatattttcaacagtagacacttaatgac
This window encodes:
- the LOC131242832 gene encoding chaperone protein dnaJ 8, chloroplastic codes for the protein MRNGMGRLGGMQRGRFLTVNPESRRCVRFTAKSLSVSDEFRVLGLTPLASKSDVKHAYKRLALKYHPDVIREENSRHKPDIFKDIKSAYESLMEKFEEEEESRAAEYYEDEFDEWEEWMGFEGGIPAVYNPS